In Ignavibacteria bacterium, the DNA window GACAGACGATTGAACAAAGATCGCATCCGACACAATCTTCTTCTCTAACAATTGTTTTGCTTTTTCCGTTCTCCGAAATCAGGTCGATGCATTGATGCGCACCATCTTCGCAAGCAATGTGGCACAGATTGCAATGAATACATTTATCTTGATCGATTCTCGCAACTGTTTTATGCAATAAGTTGAAATTTCCAAAATCATCTATACGGGAAAGCGACTTGCCTCGAACTTGATCCAAAGAATTGAATCCTTTTTCTTCCATCCAAAAAGTCAGTCCTTCGATCATGTCTTGTACAATTCTAAATCCATAGTGCATTACAGCAGTGCAGACTTGGACAGATGTTGAACCGAGCAAAATGAACTCAAGTGCATCCTGCCAATTGCTAATTCCGCCAACTCCTGAAATAGGAAGATTGACTTCATTATCTAACGCAACCTGGGAGACCATGTTTAATGCGATTGGCTTTACGATTGGACCTGCAAGCCCCCCGTGCCCTCCTTTGCCAGCGATGCTTGGTTTTAATTCAAAAGTATCGAGATCAACACCAATAATGCTGTTAATTGTATTTATGAGTGCGAGTCCTGAAGCGCCTCCGGCCTTAGCTGCACGAGATGGAATTTGAATGTTACCAACGTTTGGAGTTAGTTTGATAAGAACAGGGATTGTAGAGACTTCTGTTACCCACTCAGTTATCATTTTACAATATTCAGGAACTTGACCGACAGCCGAGCCCATTCCGCGCTCACTCATTCCATGCGGACAGCCGTAATTTAATTCGAGTCCGTCGCAGCCCGTATCAATAGTTCTTTTTACAATTTCATGCCATGTTTCTTTTTTCGATTCTACCATCAGCGAAACTATCACAGCTCTATCGGGCCAGAGTCTTTTCGTCTCTGCAATTTCTTTGAAATTATCCTCGATGTTTCGATCGCTAATGAGTTCAACATTATTTAATCCGACTAACTTCTGCCCATTGTAATCTAATCCTCCATATCGATTGCAAACGTTCATAACAGGCTCGCCAATTGTTTTCCACACAGTTCCACCCCAGCCCTGCTCGAATGCTTTACAGTTTTGATATGCGGAATTTGATGGCGGTGCAGATGCAAGCCAAAATGGATTTGGTGATTTAATTCCTGCAAAGTTTATTGAAAGATCTATCATAATTTTTCCTAATGAATTGGTCACTGATTTTCATGAATAATTATGATCAATCATGAATATCAGTGTGCTATTTTCCAAATAAATACTTATATATACCATGAGCAGCACGTTTACCGTCGTAGGCTGCGTTGACGACTTCCTTACCTCCGTTAATACAATCGCCGCCGGCAAAAACTTTTGGATTTCCAGTCTGATATGTTTCTGGATCAACTACGATCATCCCATTTTCAATTTTTAAATTTGGAATCGATCCGAGCAAATCAGTATTAGTTTGCTGACCAATCGCTTTGATTACCATATCAACCGGAATTTTGAATTCAGAACCCGGAATTGGTTTTGGTCTGCGTCTTCCTCTTTCATCCAGTTCGGCTAATTGCATTTTAACACATTCGATTCCTTCGACAGAATTGCTGCCGATAACTCTAACCGGATTTGTCTGAAAATGGAATGTCACACCATCCTTTTGTGCGAGTTGAAATTCAAATTCATATGCGGGCATCTCGCTTCGGCTTCTTCGATAAATTATCATAACATGCTCTGCACCAAGCCGCTTTGCCTCGGTTGCAGCATCAATCGAAGTGTTGCCTGCACCGATCACAGCTACCCGTTTTCCGACATTTACTTTCGACCATTTTTCTGCTTTAACCTCTTCAATGAATTCAAGTGCGCCGATGACTCCCTTCAAATTCTCTCCTTCGACTTTCAAGTCAAAACTTTCACCGAGACCAATCCCTATAAAAATTGCGTCATGTTTCGAAGATAATTCCTCAAATGAAATCTCTTTTCCGATTCTAATTTTGGTTTTGATTTTTACTCCGTAGCTTTCAACCAGCTTGACTTCTTTCAGACTATCTGCTTGCCGGACCTTGTAAGGAGCAATTCCCCAAGTGTTCAATCCGCCTGGAATTTCTTTCGCTTCGTAGATTGTGACATCAAAACCAAGCAGGGCGAGTTCACCGCTGCATGCAAGTCCAGCCGGGCCGGAGCCGATAATCCCAACACTTTTTCCATTACGCGGTTTAGCGGAAAACAGTTTTGGCATCCCCGCATGAAAATAATTTTCAATAACAAATCTTTGAAGCCGCCCTATTTCAATCGGCTTTTCATTTTTTTCGATGAACACACAGGCACCTTCGCACAACACATCCACCGGACATGCTTTTGCGCACGTCAATGCAACCCAATTTGCTTCGAGAATCGTTTTGGCCGAACCTTTTAGATTTTCTGAAGCGATCTTTTTTATGAAACCTGGGATGTCAATATGAGTCGGACAAGCTTTTGTGCAGGGCGAGTCGTAACAGTAGAGGCATCTATTGGCTTCGGCAACTGCTGAATTTTTGCTGAATGGTGGATGAAGTTCAGCAAAGTTTTTTTCGTATTCTTGTTCAGTAAGTTTTTGTGCAAGGTTAATCATATACAATTCAATAGTTATTTATAAACTTATGCTACGATTTCTGCATCTGCGATTTTTAACGCATCATCGAGTTCTGAAATAGCAAAATCAATTTCTTCTTTTGTAATTATCAGAGGCGGGGCAATGATAAAATGACTTATCCACGCCTGAAGAAATATTCCTTTTTTCATCAACTCAAGAGCAATCTTATCGACAAGCATTGTATTTCCGCTTACTTTATCAATCTTCGTGCTGAACGGTTCTTTAGTTTTTTTATTTTTTACTATTTCAAGCGCCGCGAATAATCCAATTGCCCTCACGTCTCCAACTGATGGATGTTTGTCTCTGAGTTCTTTCAATTTTTTAAATAAATACTCTCCCATCGATTTGGATCTATTTATCAAATCATGTTTCTTTAATTCATTGATCGCGGCTACTGCAGGTGCAAGAGTTAGCGGATGGGCTTCGTATGTATGACCGTGAGAGAAATAATGATCGTTAAAGTAATCAGCGATTTTCATTGTTGTAGCCGTTAAACCAAGCGGAACGTATGCAGATGTAATTCCTTTCGCAGTAGTCAAAATATCCGGTGAAACATTCCAATGATCTACAGCGAACCATTTTCCAGTTCTTCCCCAGCCGCTCATAACTTCATCAGCGATCAATAGAACATTATTGTCATCGCAGATTTTTCTCAATCGCGGCAGGTATTCATCAGGTGGAATTAAAATTCCGTTTGTACCTACTACAGGTTCGATTAAAACTGCGGCTACATTCCCTTCGTTCTTTATCATATGATCGATGTACTCAACGCAAGCGATTTCACAGTTAGAGTAATTATGCATTAATGGGCAGCGATAACAATTGCACTCGGGAGCGAAAATCACTCCATCGATCTTACCTGAAGGTTCCACAGCCCAGCGCCGCGGATCACCTGTCGCTGCAATCGATGCGGCAGTCGAACCGTGATAAGAATTATAACGGGAAATAATTTTATACTTTCCGGTATACATTCTTGCAATTTTGATCGCAGCTTCATTCGCTTCGGTACCTGAAGTCGAAAAGTAAAATTTTTCTAATCCTTTCGGTAAGACTTCCAGCAGAAGCTTGCTTAATTCCGCTCTTACATCCGTAGCGAATCCGGGTGCCGCATACGGAAGTTTCTTTGCCTGTTCTTCTATCGATTTTATTACAGCCTGATTTTTATGACCGAGCGAAACGCACATCAGCTGTGATGAAAGATCCAGATATTTCTTCCCGGTTGAATCGATGAAGTAGCATCCCTCGGCATCGACAAGGTGCATAGGTTTCCAATTTTTTTGATACCGCCAAGTTCCATAGGTGTACTTCGCAGTAATTTCAGAAATGGAAAGCTGTTCTTTATTTTGCTCGCCCATATTTATAAACCTTTTTTTTCTTAACAGAATACACTGCTGCTTTTTCTTTTACTAAAAATCCCATCTTACGTTTTTCCGGCTCAGAAGGATTTATCAGCTGATTCAAAATATCAAATACTACTTTGAATTGCTTATCGTATTTCTTTTCGAGTTCTTCTAACCTCTGAGACAATTCTTTATTTTCAGTAAACATTCTTCTCAGGTGAACAAAAGTTTTCATTATATGGATGTTGACTTGAATTGCTCGTTTGCTTTTCAGAACACTGGACGGCATCGCAACTCCGAGTTCTGTGAAAGCATATGGAAGACTTGTAGAATGCCTCAATGTTCTGAACCGGTCACAATTTGTGACCAGTACAGTCCTCTCCTCTTTTGTAATTCTAAACATAAATCCTTCAGGGAATCGCTCTGTATTTCTCTTTACTGCTTGATTAAGAGCTTTGGTGTGTACATCATACAATTCAGCGAGGTCGCGATCAATCATCACCTTATCGCCACGAATCAGAAAAATCCTCTGTTCAATTACTTCCGATGGAATTACCGCTTTCATTCTCAATGCTTAAGAGATATGATTATATATTAGTTATTCTTTCATATGTTTCAGGTCTCCTGTCACGGAAGAATTGCCAAACGTTTCTTACTTCTTGAATTTCGTCCAAGTTAAGATCTGCGACAACAAGTTCATCTTTGTCACGACTCGCTTGTGCAATTATCTTTCCTCTTGGCGTACAAAAGTAACTTTTACCATAGAATTCACCGATATTCCATGGCGCTTCTTTGCCAACGCGGTTTATTGCACCGACGAAATATCCGTTTGCAACTGCATGTGCGGGCTGTTCAAGCTCCCATAAATATTCCGAAAGCCCTGCTACGGTTGCGGACGGATTGAAAATTATTTCTGCACCGTTCAATCCAAGGATTCTTGCTCCTTCCGGAAAATGCCTATCGTAACAAATGTAGACACCTATATCTGCATAAGCAGTTTTGAATACCGGGAAACCGAGATTACCCGGTCTGAAATAAAACTTTTCCCAAAATCCCGGATCGCAGTGAGGAATATGATGCTTACGGTATTTCCCGAGATATTTTCCATCTGCATCGATCACTGCTGCAGTGTTGTAATAAACTCCCGTAATTTCTTCTTCGTATACGGGAAGGACAATAACCATGCTGTATTTTTTAGCAATTTCTTGAAAGAGTTTTGTAGTTGGTCCTTCAGGTATTTTTTCAACGAGTGAATACCACTTCGTCTTTTGCTCAGCGCAGAAATATGGTCCGTAGAACAATTCCTGCAGACAGAGGATTTGAACTCCTTTTTTCCCTGCATCATCAATCATAGAAAGATGCTTATCGATCATTGATTGTTTTATCTTTTCAATCGGCTGCTCTGATGAGGTGGATAATGAGGCTTGTATCAATCCCCCCTTTACGACTTTAGACATAATTTCCTCAATTTTAATTGGACACTGATTTTCATGATCATTAATGATTACTCATGATTTTTTAAATTCTTTTAGAAAAACTCTTCTTTTGATTTGCGGCGATTTACCAAAATTTAATAATAATCCAACTTCAAGATTTGTAGCTTTTAAGTAATTCAATAATTGAGCTTCATTCTCTGGATGCAATGTTTCATTTGCTTTAAGTTCAACGATCACAACATCATTAACAATAATGTCTGCAAAATATTCACCGATCTCGTATCCATCATAATAAACTTTTAATGGGCTTTGTCGCTCAAATTTCAAACCAAATCTTTCAAGCTCGATACTGATTGCATTTTCATATACTCTTTCGAGAAAACCATAACCAAGTTTATTATACACATTATAAAATGCTTTGATGATTAATTCAGTTACTTCAGAATATTTGTGTGTTTGATTTATCATTTTAATCATGATTTCTCATGATAATCAGTGTCCAATTATTTTTAGCTCATCCAGTTTACTCTAGCTTCCGGATTCCATTTTGTAGTAATTTTTTTCAACTTGGTCCAAAATTCGATTGAACTTTTTCCGGTTATATCGCCAACTCCGAAGCGCGATTCATTCCAACCGCCAAAAGAAAATGGTTCACGAGGTACCGGTACGCCAATATTCACA includes these proteins:
- a CDS encoding NAD(P)-dependent oxidoreductase yields the protein MINLAQKLTEQEYEKNFAELHPPFSKNSAVAEANRCLYCYDSPCTKACPTHIDIPGFIKKIASENLKGSAKTILEANWVALTCAKACPVDVLCEGACVFIEKNEKPIEIGRLQRFVIENYFHAGMPKLFSAKPRNGKSVGIIGSGPAGLACSGELALLGFDVTIYEAKEIPGGLNTWGIAPYKVRQADSLKEVKLVESYGVKIKTKIRIGKEISFEELSSKHDAIFIGIGLGESFDLKVEGENLKGVIGALEFIEEVKAEKWSKVNVGKRVAVIGAGNTSIDAATEAKRLGAEHVMIIYRRSRSEMPAYEFEFQLAQKDGVTFHFQTNPVRVIGSNSVEGIECVKMQLAELDERGRRRPKPIPGSEFKIPVDMVIKAIGQQTNTDLLGSIPNLKIENGMIVVDPETYQTGNPKVFAGGDCINGGKEVVNAAYDGKRAAHGIYKYLFGK
- a CDS encoding ORF6N domain-containing protein; amino-acid sequence: MKAVIPSEVIEQRIFLIRGDKVMIDRDLAELYDVHTKALNQAVKRNTERFPEGFMFRITKEERTVLVTNCDRFRTLRHSTSLPYAFTELGVAMPSSVLKSKRAIQVNIHIMKTFVHLRRMFTENKELSQRLEELEKKYDKQFKVVFDILNQLINPSEPEKRKMGFLVKEKAAVYSVKKKKVYKYGRAK
- the preA gene encoding NAD-dependent dihydropyrimidine dehydrogenase subunit PreA, with product MIDLSINFAGIKSPNPFWLASAPPSNSAYQNCKAFEQGWGGTVWKTIGEPVMNVCNRYGGLDYNGQKLVGLNNVELISDRNIEDNFKEIAETKRLWPDRAVIVSLMVESKKETWHEIVKRTIDTGCDGLELNYGCPHGMSERGMGSAVGQVPEYCKMITEWVTEVSTIPVLIKLTPNVGNIQIPSRAAKAGGASGLALINTINSIIGVDLDTFELKPSIAGKGGHGGLAGPIVKPIALNMVSQVALDNEVNLPISGVGGISNWQDALEFILLGSTSVQVCTAVMHYGFRIVQDMIEGLTFWMEEKGFNSLDQVRGKSLSRIDDFGNFNLLHKTVARIDQDKCIHCNLCHIACEDGAHQCIDLISENGKSKTIVREEDCVGCDLCSIVCPVEGCISMVRVDDGKETKTWNELVADFKKDNTELTWEKLRAFQKRYGIEIH
- a CDS encoding aspartate aminotransferase family protein — encoded protein: MGEQNKEQLSISEITAKYTYGTWRYQKNWKPMHLVDAEGCYFIDSTGKKYLDLSSQLMCVSLGHKNQAVIKSIEEQAKKLPYAAPGFATDVRAELSKLLLEVLPKGLEKFYFSTSGTEANEAAIKIARMYTGKYKIISRYNSYHGSTAASIAATGDPRRWAVEPSGKIDGVIFAPECNCYRCPLMHNYSNCEIACVEYIDHMIKNEGNVAAVLIEPVVGTNGILIPPDEYLPRLRKICDDNNVLLIADEVMSGWGRTGKWFAVDHWNVSPDILTTAKGITSAYVPLGLTATTMKIADYFNDHYFSHGHTYEAHPLTLAPAVAAINELKKHDLINRSKSMGEYLFKKLKELRDKHPSVGDVRAIGLFAALEIVKNKKTKEPFSTKIDKVSGNTMLVDKIALELMKKGIFLQAWISHFIIAPPLIITKEEIDFAISELDDALKIADAEIVA
- a CDS encoding acyltransferase — protein: MSKVVKGGLIQASLSTSSEQPIEKIKQSMIDKHLSMIDDAGKKGVQILCLQELFYGPYFCAEQKTKWYSLVEKIPEGPTTKLFQEIAKKYSMVIVLPVYEEEITGVYYNTAAVIDADGKYLGKYRKHHIPHCDPGFWEKFYFRPGNLGFPVFKTAYADIGVYICYDRHFPEGARILGLNGAEIIFNPSATVAGLSEYLWELEQPAHAVANGYFVGAINRVGKEAPWNIGEFYGKSYFCTPRGKIIAQASRDKDELVVADLNLDEIQEVRNVWQFFRDRRPETYERITNI
- a CDS encoding GxxExxY protein, whose translation is MINQTHKYSEVTELIIKAFYNVYNKLGYGFLERVYENAISIELERFGLKFERQSPLKVYYDGYEIGEYFADIIVNDVVIVELKANETLHPENEAQLLNYLKATNLEVGLLLNFGKSPQIKRRVFLKEFKKS